The Mesotoga infera sequence ATTGACCGCCTCAAAGCCGGGGAAGATTCTGGTTACCGGATTGAGATTCATCTGATCGATCTTGTTCAGCTCGAGTTCATAGTTCTTCTGATCGATGCCCCTCATTCTTATTTCTTCAAAGCTTTCAGGCAACAGAAGGCCGGTCAGCTCTCCGATAATCTCAAGCGCTTCTCTCTCCGAAAGCCGCAAGGCGTGATCCATGAGAATTTGCGCCATAGAGAGAAGTTCCATCGGAAGTCCGGCCGGCCCCATTGTTTTGCAGTAAATCATCGGCTTCTTCCAATCCACATGCCTGGATATTCTCTCGTAATCCTGCGAAACGATATTTCTAAGAGAAGGGGAGAAAAGATCCACGCCCACTTCTAGGCCCAGGTTTTTCGCCCTGTCTGAATATGAAGTCAGCAGCTGGAGCACCGATGACTTTCTGAACTCGAGAAATTCCCCGGTAATTCTGTAAAACTCTTTGAGAGTTTCCAGTACTTCGTCCATTCCCCTCTTCGAACCGAGCTTTCTTAAAAAACCGCGAATTGCCTTTTCAAAGGCTGAACCCGTTGCTCTCGATCTCTCTTTGCAGGTGTCGCAGAAGCAGGTAAGCATCTCTCCTATCCCGTTGGCCGGCGAAGGAAAACGGATCCTGTCGAGAAAGACACCGTCGAAGTCGGCAAGGCCAAGGATTTCTTCGAAGCGGCTTAGAAAGGCCTCCTCCTGCCTTACCTTGTTGGGGCAAAGAAATTCAAACTCCTCACCGCCGGCCTTTTGGGATTCCAGTATCTCCGACCGGCCGCTATCTATCGTTCTTACGATCTTGAAGGCGTCCGTATCGAAATCTACTGGCGTGTCTGCCAGCATGGGATACCAGAGATGCGGAGAAACCCCGACTTCTCTGCAAATCGAGACAAGCGAGGAAAGATATTCGGGCCGGACCGACCAGATAATGAGCTTTTCAAGCCCTGCCGTCTTTGCCTTCGAAAGTTTCTCTGTAAGGCTTCCTGAATTATCCCTGGAGAGCTCCTCATTAAAAAACAGCTGTGAGAGGATATTGATCTTACCTGCTTCAGACATCAGCGACCTCCTGTCGTATTTCTCTTACATTTCCGGTTCGAAATCGGCCACGTTGTCCTTTGTGACCATTACCTGCTGGATCTCGACGAACTTCGGCACTTCCTGGCCCGTCAGGTATAGATGGGCGGCCTCGACAGCTTTGTAGCCTTCTTCAATAACCGAGAAATACGTGGAAGCATAAACGTCTCCGGCTTCAATGTAAGGAACGAGCTCTTTCGCATACTCCAGGCCCAAAACCACTACGTCGGTGATTCCTCTCTCCTTGAGTGCCATCGATGCCGCTATGGCTCCCGACCACCACTGGCAGGCAATGACGTCAACATTTCTGCCACTCTGGAGGAAAGCCTCCATGAACGCAAGTGTTCCTTCCTTTGTCCAGCCATCGATAGGGCGCTTCTCAATTATGCTCCATGAAGGATTTCTTTCTGCCACGGAGAGAAAACCCTCTTCTCTCATTCTCTGGGCAGTTGTACCGGGATTGCCTTCAATAAGAATTATGTCTATCTCGGCGTTCCCAAAGAGCTTCTCGACAAACTCTGCCTGGACAACGCCTGATCCTATCTCGGAACGACCTATGTGGCTGATGACACCCGGATACTTGCCTTCAGGATCTGTTCCGATGCTGTTTGTGAATGTTATCAATGGAATTCCCGCTTCGTCGCAGCGAGTTACGGCCGTTCGAAGGGCCATGTTATCCGCCGCGCAAAGCAGCACGAGATCTACACCTCTTGCGATGAAGTTCTCAACCTGAGACAGTTGCTTGCCTGCATCCCATTCTGCGTCCGCATAGATCAGGTTCAGTCCGAACTCCTGAGCCGCCGCATCCAACCCTACTCTCTGGACGCTGAAGAATTCAACGGTTCCGGGAAGCAAAACTGCAACGTCCGTCCCAAAGAGAATTCCTGCCATTAGAACGAAGATCAAAGCCAGTAGAACAGTAATCTTTCTCATAAGTACCTCCTCTTGTAATTTCCTGCCGTTCAAAATCCCGAAGTTCCCCCTAGA is a genomic window containing:
- a CDS encoding sugar ABC transporter substrate-binding protein; protein product: MRKITVLLALIFVLMAGILFGTDVAVLLPGTVEFFSVQRVGLDAAAQEFGLNLIYADAEWDAGKQLSQVENFIARGVDLVLLCAADNMALRTAVTRCDEAGIPLITFTNSIGTDPEGKYPGVISHIGRSEIGSGVVQAEFVEKLFGNAEIDIILIEGNPGTTAQRMREEGFLSVAERNPSWSIIEKRPIDGWTKEGTLAFMEAFLQSGRNVDVIACQWWSGAIAASMALKERGITDVVVLGLEYAKELVPYIEAGDVYASTYFSVIEEGYKAVEAAHLYLTGQEVPKFVEIQQVMVTKDNVADFEPEM